In the Mustelus asterias unplaced genomic scaffold, sMusAst1.hap1.1 HAP1_SCAFFOLD_35, whole genome shotgun sequence genome, tgactatccaccgtaACCCCgtaactatccccgtaaccccacatagttatcccgcaaatccatctaaactatgcatcccgggacactaaggggcaattgagcacggccaatccacctaacccgcacatcttttcaatcgcttctcggccttttggctaagatcaagtgcagtatggattggatgctgcacttggttgaggtcattaggttacattgaagtttcatatgaagcaatttttaaaagcggcatctcggccttttggctcagatgcacatgagctcaagccttggaggaggaacctccccctcctccattcagcttggctcatgtagatcgggcccaggacagggtaatttggtcgcttgccctgtcttgtcagcctggatcggaaatgtctcaacttgttgagactctgaattgaatttgattgaattggaaaagtacaaaaaaaatgtctggaagaggaaagaGCGGCGGGAAAGCTCGGGTCAAGGCCAAGCCTCGCTCCTCCCGGGCTGGACTGCAGTTCCCGGTGGGCCGTGTTCACAGGCTCCTGAGAAAGGGCAACTATGCTGAGCGTGTGGGTGCCGGAGCCCCGGTCTATCTGGCTGCTGTGCTCGAGTATCTGACcgctgaaatcctggagctggccgggaacgcggcccgggacaacaagaagacccgcatcatccccagacacctgcagctggccgtccgcaacgacgaggagctcaacaagctgctgggagggGTGCTGCCTAATATCCAGGCCGTGCTGCTGCACAAGAAAAGCAGCGCTGGGGCCGCGAAGAGCAAGTGAAGCGcccattctttaatctgataacccaaaggctcttttcagagccactcactttATCTGAAAAAGGGCGACCTGGTGTCTATCGGTCAGTTTCTGCACTGCTATTCACAGCACAGCTGTTTCCCGCTTTGTTCTATCAATCCGTACTATTGACACATACAGTATtttaatgcaagttgctgttgtttatCGGGGAAACCATCCCAGTGAACTGAATTGATCCTATTTCAAATATAATTGCTTTAAAATGTGATAATCTGCGAGGATATTCATCTGCAGCCCATCGGTTTTCAAAGTCAGTCACTGGATCTGGAAAAGTGTTAATTATTGTCTATGCGAATGTGCAAGCGTTCCTGCAATGGCTATATCTGTGTGAGTGGGTTACTGTTGGAGACATGCTTCATATTCTGAACGTAATTGACACAATTTTCAACACTCTCGCTGCGACTCGAAACACGTGCGGAGAAAGTGGATTTGCGGAATTATGGCTCGGAAACTGAAATGATCGCAGGTTTAGTAAAActacttttaaaattaaattgtggTAGAATTGTTAACGGCATCGTTTTTACTCGAACCATCAAAGGATTGGATATATGAGTGACCCCAATGCAACGGAGGGTTAATTGTAACATTGAGAGGTTTCAGTACTAGAGTCCTGGGAATATTCTGTCCTGGGAATTCAAACACTAGAATCGTTAACAGGAGATCGCAGCTCTTTCATTTGCCGATttggtggctcttaaaagagccgttgttgTTCTTGGTGCTGAGGTCGGGGTTTAGGCGCGTTCCCCGCGGATGCGGCGGGCCAGCTGGATGTCTTTGGGCATGATGGTGACTCGCTTGGCGTGGATGGCGCACAGGTTGGTGTCCTCAAAGAGACCCACCAGATAAGCCTCGCTGGCCTCCTGCAGGGCCATGACGGCCGAGCTCTGGAAGCGCAGGTCTGTCTTGAAGTCCTGAGCGATCTCTCGCACCAGGCGCTGGAAGGGCAGTTTGCGGATCAGCAGCTCGGTGGATTTTTGGTAGCGGCGGATCTCCCTCAGAGCCACAGTGCCGGGTCTGTAGCGATGAGGCTTCTTCACTCCGCCCGTGGCTGGAGCGCTTTTCCGGGCAGCTTTGGTAGCCAGCTGTTTGCGAGGAGCTTTCCCTCCGGTCGATTTGCGCGCTGTCTGCTTGGTCCTGGCCATTTTCTGAACGGATGCAGCACAATCTGAGACACAAAGACTGTTAATACAGAGTCTGCGCTGCATCCGCCTTTTTAAACTCTGCGAGGGACCGCCCCCAGCGGGAATTGGCCCAGGAAGTTTCAATCAAACTCTGACCAGCGAATTAATGTCTGTACCTCAGGTTCTGATTGGTTCAGTTGTTTTCTTAACCGCCCCTTTCAGAAATTCCGCCGTTTTCTGTGCAGGAAATAACCGTTTGTATAAAATAAGTCTTCATTCCGTCCTTAATAAGATAATTCCCAGAAACATTGAAGATTTGAAGTCTATCTCCCCCCACTTAGTGCTTTAGACCCTTTTCCCGCTCTCTGGGCTGTTCATTCCCAGAATCTCACGCTGTTCCACTCGATCCCTGTCCCTTTCCTTTCCAGCCCATTCAGATTTCCCCTCTCCTGTCGCTTGTAACATTCGCCGCCGTTTTCGGGGGAAAGGATCAGAAATCAGTCGCTTCTCTGTCTCCCTGAAGCCGGTGTGAAAGGGGTTGAGTCTGTTGTTTGTTACAGAGAGTGACTTCATATTTGTCCCGTTTGACATTACTGAATAGAGTCGTTTGCTGCCCGTGGCGGACAAATGTTCACAAATGAAACCTCTTTGTAAAATAATCTTACAGCAGAATATTAATTGAGAATCTATTTTTAATAAGTTAAGAATTTGTCTCAATTCCCTTTCCCGCGCTGAAATTGGCGGCATTTCCCCAATTCAAAATTTCTGCTGGTTGACAGTTGAAGCCAATGATTGGCTCAATGTTCACATTCGGTGCTCTGCGATTGGTTCAGAGCTGCGAATGCGGAGAGGATGGCCAATCAGAAGCAGGCTGGGGTTGGAGCGGCTCAAACTGCGGGAATTGCGGGTTTGTGAATGACAGAGCGGAAACTGATCAGTTTCACAAAGCCTGTCAGTTTCAGTGCGGAAACAACCGTCTGGGGGCAAATAGCATCACAACTGGGACTGGTTCCAGTGAACGATTCACCGGCTGCTGCTACTAAACTCCGCTATTCCAGAGAAAGCTTTGATAAACTCTATCCAAACACTGGGTGATTAAACAGGAGTGATGCGGCGTTTCACTGAGGGCACATGTCAACTGGGGGCTGCTCAGACAATCCACTTAAAAATTTCAAAAACAATCCGCATCGCTGCtccaaatgaaatgttaaattcGGTGATTCCCGCACTGTAACCTAAACAAAACAAACATGCATCTCAAGTACTGAACAGCCTATCCCAGCTCCGTCCCCAGGTCAATGCTCTCTCTGTGAAGCGGTTTttggctctgaaaagagcctttgttGTGTGTTCGGTAGGAAGGTTCCAGTTGTTCAGCCGCCGAATCCATAAAGAGTGCGGCCCTGGCGTTTCAGAGcgtacaccacatccatggcAGTGACCGTCTTGCGCTTGGCGTGTTCAGTGTAGGTGACCGCATCCCTGATCACATTCTCCAGGAAAACCTTCAGCACCCCGCGAGTCTCCTCATAGATCAAACCCGAGATCCGCTTGACACCGCCACGGCGAGCCAGGCGGCGGATTGCTGGCTTAGTGATGCCCTGGATATTATCACGAAGCACTTTGCGGTGCCGCTTTGCGCCGCCTTTACCCAGTCCtttgccccctttccctctgccagacatgatgattcttcactcagatcTCTGCACAATATGGGAGAGGAACTCTTTCAGGCTCCTTTTATACAGCCCGCCCCGACCTGACTGAGAAAGGCGgagtgagagcagagaggggaggagacagagtgaagatcaaacacagagcgggagggaggagagagccggactgacacacacacacagaacggccCGTGATCTTTCAGCTCCACCTCCAGTTTCTGCAACCGCCAATTTCAACCCGTTTATTAACAATGGAAGCGAAACACAGCTCCCCACACAAACCCTTCCAGAGCCGCCCTTCACACACAAGAGTTTCTACAAACCCGGAGCTTTGAAATatggaatcaaaacagaaaatgctgcaactaattagcagctccggcagcttttgtgaagagagagagagacagagttaacgtttcggatcgtgactttgttcttttgtgtttttaaacctgGTCCCGTAATAATTCCCAGTCAGTAATATTCCGACCTAAACACAGTCGATTCTATAGCAAGAATCTTCCTCCggaacatcctcacacacatctGCTTCTCGCTGTTTGCAAACACTTTATTGAAGCTGTTTGGGGCAATTTCCTGTGTTAGAATTAAGggagtcaggatggccgagcggttTAAGGCGCTGCGTTCAGGTCGCAGTCTCCtctggaggcgtgggttcaaatgATTGACATTGATTTTTGGCTAAGAATTGCCGTCTcagagcgccaggcacctgggttcgattcccggctgaggtctctgtctgtgtggagtttgcagattctccccgggcttcctccgggtgctccggtttcctcccgcacaccAAAGTGcctgtcaggttgattggccatgctaaattgcaccggaGTCTCCGGTCAATAAATAGGGTAATGGGGAtccggactgggtgggattgaggtcggttcagactcgatgggacgattggcctccttctgcactgcagggattcgattaAAAATTAGGCTGCAATGCGGTATTTAGCCACCAGTGTTACTGTCTCACACTATTattaagagataatatcagggtagtactgagggatgacataggctctgaggaacaaaacgtggaatcattatgggtagagatgaggaatagtagagggagaaagacactagtaggtgtggtatataggcccccaaataataatgttgaggtagggagggctataaacaagcagataagggatgcgtgtaaaaacggagcggcaataatcatgggggacttcaacatgcacattgactggcagactcaagttggtaagggtggaatggaggaagagttcttagaatgctgtcgggatagtttccttgaacagcatgttacggaaccgacgagggaacgagctattttggatctggtattgtgtaacgaggtaggtagaattaaggatgttattgtgaaggaccctcttgggtctagtgaccacaatatggtcgaatttctgattcagatggaagaggagaaagtttggtcccaaaccagtgtcctctgtttgaacagagggagatatgataggatgagggatgaattggctaaggtagactgggagagcaggctggcaggtaggatagctgaggaacagtggaggatttttaaggagatccttttcagttctcagcaaaaatatattccagcaaaaaacaaggattgtaagaaaagggagaaccagccgtggataacgaaggaaataaaggagagtattaaaataaaaacagctgcgtacagagtggccaaaaatagtggagaaacaagtgattgggaaaaatttaagaaacaacaaagggagactaagaaagcgataaagaaaggaaggatagactatgaagctaggctagcaattaatataaaaaatgatagtaaaagtttttataaatatgtaaaaaggaatagagtggctagagtgaatgttggacccttggaggacgagaggggggagttaatagtgggaaatgaggatatggctgagtctttaaatacgttttttgtgtcggtcttcacggtggaggacacaaatagtttgccaaatattaacgatagagggttggcagcaggagaaatacttaatacaattaatgttaccagagaggcagtgctgggtagactaatgggactgaaggtggataagtccccgggtccggatggaatgcatcccagggtattgaaagaaatgtcagaggtaatagtggatgcgttagtgattatttatcaaaacacgttgcattctggggtagtgccggttgattggaaaacggctaatgttatgccgctgtttaaaaaaggaaggagacaaaaggcgggtaactataggccggtcagcttaacatctgtagtagggaaaatgctggaatccattattaaagaggagatagcagggcatctggatagaaatggctcgatcaatcagacgcagcatggattcatgaggggaaagtcgtgcttgacgaacatgttggatttttatgaagatgtgactagggcggttgatggaggagaaccggtggatgcggtgtttttggatttccaaaaggcgtttgataaggtgccccataaaaggctgctgaagaagattagggcacacggagttgggggtagtgtgttaaagtggattggggactggctatccgactggaagcaaagagtcggaataaatgggtgtttttccggttggaggaaggtaactagtggcgtgccgcagggatcggtactcgggccgcaactgtttaccatttatatagatgatctggaggaggggacggagtgtagggtaacaaagtttgcagacgacacaaagataagtggaaaagtgaatcgtgtggaggacggagaagatctgcagagagatttggacaggctgagtgagtgggcgaggatatggcaaatggagtataacgttgagaaatgcgaggttatacactttggaggaaataataacaaatgggtttattatctcaatggaaacaaattaaaacatgctaccgtgcaaagggacctgggggtccttgtgcatgagacgcaaaagcccagtctgcaggtacaacaggtgatcaagaaggcaaatgggatgttggcctatattgtgaaggggatagaatataaaagcagggatgtcttgatgcacctgtacagggcattggtgaggccgcagctggaatactgtgtgcagtattggtccccttatatgaggaaggatatattggcattggagggagtgcagagaaggttcaccaggttaataccggagatgaggggtttggattatgaggagaggctgaggagattgggtttgtactcgttggagtttagaaggatgaggggggatcttatggagacttataagataatgcgggggctggatagggtggaggcggagagattctttccacttagtaaggaagataaaactagaggacacagcctcaaaataaaggggggtcggtttaagacagagttgaggaggaacttcttctcccagaaggtggtgaatctctggaattctctgcccactgaggtggtggaggctacctcgctgaatatgtttaaagcgcggatggatggattcctgatcggtaagggaattaagggttatggggatcaggcgggtaagtggtactgatccacgtcagatcagccatgatcttattgaatggcggggcaggctcgaggggctagatggcctactcctgctcctatttcttatgttcttatgttcttatgaatctaccagacatctttattatgagagaaagtggCGATTGAACAAATATGCAATTCAAATGAAATTCAGCTTCTGCTGTGTTTTGCTTTAGTCTGAATTTGAAATGATCTCTATTGAGAACGAGCCGGGCCGCGGGACAGGAATCATTTTCTTGCGGGTTCAGCTCTTTCCTGAGAGATGTGGGTGGCTCtgagaagagcctttgggttcagaggtttacaatttgctcgggttgtttcacttctttcctgacgctttcttcgcttttgctgctttcactttgggtttggccttcgatttagtcacttttttgacagactttccgcccgtcaccttcttcacaggagactttttcttcagggctgctttcttcaccgccttttttggagttgccgccttcttgctgcttgttttcttcactgttgatttcttcactggagttttctttgctgcgggtttcttggctgctGCTTTCTTTGTTGTCACCTTCTTGGCCGCTGTTTTCTTTACTAAAGGTTTCTTGGCTGTTGGTTTCTTCGccttctttcccattttccccgGGCTTTCCTTCTTAGCGAGTTTGAAGGAGCCGGAGGCGCCCTGTCCCTTTGTCTGCACCAGAGACCCTGTCTCCACCTTCCTCTTGATCGTTAACCTGATCTGGGAGAcgcgcttccccacatccactccgctgccagccaaagctttctttatCGCGGCCAGGGACATCCCCTTGCGATCGCTGCATTCCGCCACAACATTGAGGATCTGCTCGCCTAACTTGGGACCGGCTGCCGCAGGTCGGGGAGCCGCCTTCTTCTTCCTGGGAGACTTCacttgagcgggagcggctggaggagccgtttcggcggctgcagtttcagtcatatccgagagtgtgtggaaaatctgtgtgagagtcagaactggatccgaaatgaacccagtggtggcggcacagagcaacttaaaggcagagagcggacggagcagagacaagctgctgtcagctcccggctcctccagcctctctgtgtttctctctcctcacaaactctccccttgcaatgaaattccgcctctccagagatccagctcacatccttcatgtctctgacacacgaatgtttgctgttgaaaaggtttcactcgaactgagaactccattttccactgaaACCCGTTTTACTGCTGCACTGATCGCGCTCTCACACGCGATAGCTGACATGTTCTCAACTTTTCCACTCAAATCTTCAATTTAGCGAACCATTTGCCTTGAAATCTAACTTTGGGGCTCAGCAGGGAGACTAAGGGAATCTTTGATTGGAAGattattttattttacacaagagagactcggagatctcatgatcagaacagacacacaaacacagttggatTCGTCTGAACCGCCCGCTcctttcatacactctctcttacacaatattcacatctacacattcacaggacaaaactttCACCAACTGTAAGGTCCCAGGACGGAATTTCCCCTCCTTCCGGCCTTTGCTCCGGATTCCAGGGGGTTAGTTAGTTTTtcacctcagtaactgttaaacaCTCTGAAGCCCGCTCCCCACAGATtgtctttgaattcattcatggaatgtgggcgtcgctgtctgggtcagcatttattgcccatccctaattgcccttgggaaggtggtgatgagctgccttctggaaccgctgcagtccatgtggtgtaggaccATATCTGTTCACCAGATTCAGCGGCCAGAGCCAATCatatctgtcccccccccccagttattACAGTGATTGCTGACATCACTGTGTTTGTTTACGATGAAATACAAATTATCTGCTCTTGGAGTCTCTcgatttcctgttttatttgtttctcctgcactgacaggtaacaataaatcacaacctcaacacccagtgacagccagttaaataataatcccccactcgctgataatggagtttctAAAAGCGACACACAGTTTCTGACCATCCTCCGATTGGGCCTGGAGGGAACCAGATTCATTGTCAGAGCTGGACTTTCTTACTGAGGGAGTGGCACAGTCAGGTGAACGATGGTGGTGGAGTGGTGACTGGGCGAGCATTTGACCAAACGTCAGTTCCTGACCATCACAGTGGTGATTTATTTAATTAGCTATCGCATGTCACAACAGTAGGTGGGCACTCCTAAAATAAAATTCACTAAAGATTTCTAATGGAAAATCAAGCTTCAGTTTGCTTTCAGTTGTTTAAATGAAAGGACAGGCCTCAAAATTAAACAATGAGTTCCcagtcagaaacaacagtaaAAAGATAAATTGAACTGTCCAGAAAAacgagacaagccaagttcagtttACAAACTGTGCTATGGACACACCTGGTGCGGAatgaaatcagcaactcaggTAGTTCCGTAATTACAACTGATTAAAATAACGATTCCTTCAGCAgagtgagcgatggtggtatagtggtgagcatagctaccttccaagcagttgacccgggttcgattcccggccatcgcattCATAATTTGTTTTAGAACCTTCTCCGCGAATATTATTTTAAACCGAGTGGACAAAAACAGGGCGAACGCAACATTTGACAATAGTGAATTAAAATAGACGTAtcagtttttatttttttctATTCGGACGTAATTCGTTTCTCATGAAAAAATATTGAAATAGGAAAACAAGTCTCTGACATCAAATGAGTTCTCCGTTCGTGACAAAGATACAAAGTAACAGTAGAGGAACACatttcagctcacacactgtgctctgcaCAATCCCGGTACTTGATAGAAGTTAATATAAACATTACTGAGGTTACATTATTTACAGAAATGCgcagctgcgatggccgagtggttaaggcgttggacttgaaatccaatggggtttccccgcgcaggttcgagcCCCGCTCGCAGCGGTTATGATTGTGAAGTGTTTACTTCCGCTATTTCAAAAACACCTGCTGATTTTTTTGGTATGAAGTATTTCGATCGccatcatgctttcagctgcatggctccgggccgggtgcaggaaggtgagcttggaaaggggggcctcgggctggcatggacaagataggccgaatgggttccgagtcagagaggtttacagcatacaggcccttcggcccaacttgtccatgccgccctttttttaaaccaccaagcaaatcccatttgcctgcatttggcccatatccctctatacccatcttacccatgtaactgtggaaatgcattttgaaagacaaaattgtacccacctctactactacctctggcagcttgttccagacactcaccaccctctgtgtaaaacaaatgtccctctggacacttttgtatctctcccctctcaccttaaacctgtgcactCGAGCTttcgactccccaacctttgggaaaagatattaactattctcgctgatctgtgtccctcattattttatagatctctataagatcacccctcagcctcctacgtccagagaaaaaaatcccagtctatccagcctcgccttaaaactcaaaccatcaagtcccggtagcatccgagtaaatcttttctgcatgctctctagtttaatgataccctttctataatagtgacgaggactgtacacagtattccaagtgtggccttaccaatgacttgtatgacttcaacaggacgtcccaattcctgtattcaatgttctgaccgatgaaaccaagcatgccaaatgccttcttcaccactctgtccacctgtgactccactttcaatgagctttgaacatgtaccccgagatctctttgttctgcatctCTCCCCAATGCTCTGCCATTAACTTGGTAAatctgccctggtttaatctaccaaaatgcatcaccttgcatttgtctgaattaaactccgtctgtcattcgtcagcccactggcccaattgatcaagatccctttacaattggagataactttcttcactgtccacgatgccaccaatcttggtgtcatctgcacacttactaaccatgcctcctatattctcatccaaatcattaaaataaatgacaaataacagtggacccagcactgatccctgaggcacacccctcgggactccagtttgaaaaacaacccactataaccaccctctggcttctgtcaagaagccaattttgtattcattaagatacctcaccctggatcccgtgagatttaacgttatgcaacaacctatcttgCGGTACCTTGTTAAGGTACCCTTTGTTTCCCAAATGTATCAGTTaaggggataaatatgtggggtgactgagacaggttctgggtgggatggtgtctcagagagtcggtgcagactcaatgggccaaatggcctccatctgcgctggagggattctattgcAGTTCAGGCTGAGATAGACACATTTTGGTTTCTTTGGGAATCAAGGGAGTGAGGAGTAAACTGGAGTTGAACCCAAGATCTGAAACTCTATAAGAAGCTGGTATGCCCACATCTGGAGACTGCACCCATACTTTGGAACCCACACTTTCAAAGAGATATTCAGCTGATAGAGAGAGTGCAATGATATGtaaccaggaaaatggaaggcatgaggGGAATACCTGATGAAGGATTAAGGATTCTTGAATTGCAATCTTTAGAGAAGGCTGATTTATGGTTTAGTTCAATATTATAAATTGATACATGGCCTTATTACCTAAGCTTCAAAAGATCTTTATTCGCATCTACTGTATTTTGGGTGGGCATCAGTATAAAGTGCAGAAATTTGGTTCATGCGACGATATTCACAATTTGTTTTCCCCACATAGAATTGttgatatttcaaatgctttaCCTGATTTTGATGGTGAATACTGAAAATGTAGTGACTTTTGAAAAACTTGTCAGAAATATGTATGATTTCTATCTTTGTATTGTCTGATGCTGTTCTTGTTTTAATGCTGTGCCTCTGTGCTTCGCACTGTATGGCAATAAAGACACATAACTCATCATTGtattgaatcatacaatccctacagtgcagaatgaggccattcaacccatcaagccctattcccgtaaccgcacatatttaccctgctaatcccctgacactaagagtcaatttagcatggccaatcaacctaacccccgcagacaaggggagaatgtgcaaaccccacacagtgaactgggactgcaattgaacccagttccctgatgctgtgaggcagcagtgctatccactgtgccatcatgctgcccttgaATGGAGGAACATTATTGATGAGCCATGTGGCCAATGTCTGCTCttatttcctgtgttcttgtgACTGGAAGAGACGGATCCATGGATACTGAGGGAAATAAGGGTGGAAATTGTAGAGGCATTGGCCAAAAGTTTCCTATCCTTGCTAGTTATAtgtgtggtgccagaggactggagaattgcaaatggtaaACACACTTTTTCAGAAAAGGCTGTGAGGATAAGCCAACTAAATCCAATCAGTTTCACCTCAGCAATGTGGGATATTCTCCAAACAATAACTGCAGATAAAATTAACACTCACTTGTGCTAATGTGCATTAATTAAGGAAAACACATAC is a window encoding:
- the LOC144482276 gene encoding histone H2A-like, with amino-acid sequence MSGRGKSGGKARVKAKPRSSRAGLQFPVGRVHRLLRKGNYAERVGAGAPVYLAAVLEYLTAEILELAGNAARDNKKTRIIPRHLQLAVRNDEELNKLLGGVLPNIQAVLLHKKSSAGAAKSK
- the LOC144482189 gene encoding histone H4 translates to MSGRGKGGKGLGKGGAKRHRKVLRDNIQGITKPAIRRLARRGGVKRISGLIYEETRGVLKVFLENVIRDAVTYTEHAKRKTVTAMDVVYALKRQGRTLYGFGG
- the LOC144482235 gene encoding histone H3 produces the protein MARTKQTARKSTGGKAPRKQLATKAARKSAPATGGVKKPHRYRPGTVALREIRRYQKSTELLIRKLPFQRLVREIAQDFKTDLRFQSSAVMALQEASEAYLVGLFEDTNLCAIHAKRVTIMPKDIQLARRIRGERA
- the LOC144482188 gene encoding histone H1-like is translated as MTETAAAETAPPAAPAQVKSPRKKKAAPRPAAAGPKLGEQILNVVAECSDRKGMSLAAIKKALAGSGVDVGKRVSQIRLTIKRKVETGSLVQTKGQGASGSFKLAKKESPGKMGKKAKKPTAKKPLVKKTAAKKVTTKKAAAKKPAAKKTPVKKSTVKKTSSKKAATPKKAVKKAALKKKSPVKKVTGGKSVKKVTKSKAKPKVKAAKAKKASGKK